In the genome of Raphanus sativus cultivar WK10039 chromosome 4, ASM80110v3, whole genome shotgun sequence, one region contains:
- the LOC108851866 gene encoding uncharacterized protein LOC108851866 — MAPIYEYVDLFWHDHPLCYKVGLISDGCEECHKSTGNLVAWSQLYECSVCKMKWHPSCVPTSPESINHPCHSSHPLELSLQGPPIYGNKKCSLCQQKLSNFIYHCKLCDFSVDIKCANNPPPVTVDHPKCHDHGLTLMGRDVSFTCNGCGTHGERNPYVCLPCSLMFHYDCIDLPHVININRHDHRISHAYPLSPKDRVCEVCRRDITWRYGAYSCNKCEDFSVHSLCATRRDVWDGKELEGVPEEDEDIMPFKVIQEGVINHFSHEEHNLLLIDGGEGIHCEGCARPVSSEKHYKCRECDFLLHQKCANLPLRKRHGLSTRMLTLHPGKENRGELHKCGACARVVSGFRYEDGEKIVLDVHCASVSWFKNPNLHPHALFLTTLDRGACAACDMTNAYVLSCVDCEYKLDFKCATLPVVINHRCDDHSLVLSRGEKVLGKYWCTVCEAETNPEKWFYTCYDCGVVCHVDCVIGDSLNIKPGLLIMEDGMKIEAVLNSSNSRPLCSTCGSRCRFPMVYRLSSSSFENLHCSLECVLDYCTQLQFS; from the coding sequence ATGGCCCCTATATATGAATATGTGGATCTCTTTTGGCATGACCATCCTTTATGTTACAAAGTTGGTTTAATTTCTGATGGATGCGAGGAGTGTCATAAGTCTACTGGAAACCTTGTTGCTTGGAGCCAGTTATATGAATGCTCTGTATGCAAAATGAAATGGCACCCCTCTTGTGTTCCAACCTCGCCGGAGAGTATTAACCACCCTTGCCACTCTAGCCACCCCCTCGAGCTCAGCCTCCAAGGGCCACCTATCTACGGTAACAAGAAATGTAGCCTCTGTCAACAGAAACTCTCCAACTTTATCTACCACTGTAAGCTATGCGATTTCAGCGTCGACATCAAATGCGCAAATAACCCGCCACCAGTCACAGTGGATCATCCAAAGTGTCATGACCATGGACTCACCCTCATGGGGAGGGACGTCTCCTTCACATGTAACGGTTGTGGTACTCATGGTGAGAGAAACCCTTATGTATGTCTTCCGTGCTCTCTCATGTTTCATTATGATTGTATTGATCTACCTCATGTCATAAACATCAACCGTCATGATCATCGCATATCTCATGCATACCCTCTAAGTCCAAAGGATAGAGTATGTGAAGTATGTCGTCGAGATATTACCTGGAGGTACGGAGCTTATTCATGCAACAAATGTGAAGATTTTTCTGTTCACTCCTTGTGCGCAACAAGAAGAGACGTGTGGGATGGGAAAGAACTCGAAGGAGTGCCTGAGGAAGACGAAGATATTATGCCATTCAAAGTGATCCAAGAAGGGGTGATTAATCATTTCTCCCATGAAGAACACAATTTATTACTTATTGATGGTGGTGAAGGCATACATTGCGAAGGTTGTGCACGTCCAGTTTCTTCTGAGAAGCATTACAAATGTAGAGAATGTGATTTCTTACTTCACCAAAAATGTGCTAACCTTCCTCTTAGGAAACGGCATGGGCTTTCAACACGTATGCTTACTCTTCACCCAGGTAAGGAGAACCGCGGTGAGTTACATAAGTGTGGTGCTTGTGCTCGAGTAGTAAGTGGGTTTAGGTACGAGGACGGTGAGAAAATAGTATTAGATGTGCATTGTGCGTCTGTCTCTTGGTTTAAAAACCCTAACCTTCATCCACATGCATTATTTCTTACCACATTAGACCGTGGCGCTTGTGCGGCTTGCGACATGACTAACGCATATGTTCTGAGTTGCGTTGATTGTGAGTATAAGTTGGATTTCAAATGCGCTACTCTACCAGTAGTGATAAACCACAGGTGTGATGACCATTCTTTAGTCTTGTCCCGTGGTGAGAAGGTGCTTGGTAAATATTGGTGTACGGTCTGTGAAGCTGAGACCAATCCTGAGAAATGGTTCTATACATGTTATGATTGTGGGGTCGTGTGCCATGTTGATTGTGTGATTGGAGACTCGTTGAACATAAAGCCAGGATTACTAATCATGGAAGATGGAATGAAGATAGAAGCGGTTCTCAACAGTTCCAATTCTAGGCCATTGTGCTCTACTTGTGGCTCTCGTTGTCGGTTCCCTATGGTTTATAGGCTTTCTAGCAGCAGTTTTGAGAATCTCCATTGCTCATTAGAATGTGTCCTAGACTATTGTACACAGCTACAATTTTCTTAG
- the LOC108849015 gene encoding PTI1-like tyrosine-protein kinase 3: MDRDFHRRGGPVAKDRSPSSRFVRLDKPRSVDDLDIGKKGKMRRWLCCSCHVQEANHPRADHNRSRTPPTRHYDYGRNDKKPPPPMKPAVLKEAPPIDVPAMSLAELKEKTENFGSKALIGEGSYGRVYYANLGDGKAMAVKKLDNASEPETNVEFLTQVSKVSRLNNDNFVKLLGYCVEGNLRVLAYEFATMGSLHDILHGRKGVQGAQPGPTLEWMQRVRVAVDAAKGLEYLHEKVQPAVIHRDIRSSNVLLFEDFKAKIADYNLSNQAPDMAARLHSTRVLGTFGYHAPEYAMTGQLTQKSDVYSFGVVLLELLTGRKPVDHTMPRGQQSLVTWATPRLSEDKVKQCVDPKLKGEYPPKAVAKLAAVAALCVQYESEFRPNMSIVVKALQPLLRSSGTAAPPHNHQN; this comes from the exons ATGGATCGTGATTTTCATCGTCGTGGTGGTCCAGTG GCAAAGGATCGTTCACCGAGCAGCCGTTTTGTTCGGTTGGATAAACCTAGATCTGTAGACGATCTTGATATAGGCAAGAAAGGGAAGATGCGCAGGTGGTTGTGCTGTTCTTGTCATGTCCAAGAAGCTAACCACCCTAGAGCTGATCATAACCGATCCAGAACACCTCCTACTCGCCACTACGACTATG GACGTAACGATAAGAAACCACCACCCCCTATGAAGCCTGCCGTGTTGAAGGAGGCTCCTCCTATTGATGTCCCTGCAATGTCATTGGCCGAGCTCAAAGAAAAGACAGAGAACTTTGGATCAAAGGCTTTGATTGGGGAAGGATCTTATGGAAGAGTGTACTATGCAAACTTGGGTGATGGGAAGGCCATGGCTGTGAAAAAGCTTGATAATGCATCTGAACCTGAGACCAATGTTGAGTTCTTGACTCAAGTCTCCAAGGTTTCAAGGCTGAATAATGACAACTTTGTTAAGCTTCTTGGTTACTGTGTTGAAGGCAATCTCCGTGTCCTTGCCTATGAGTTTGCAACAATGGGATCATTGCATGATATCTTACACG GAAGAAAGGGAGTCCAAGGAGCACAACCTGGTCCAACACTTGAGTGGATGCAACGAGTCAGAGTTGCAGTTGATGCAGCTAAAGGATTAGAATACTTACATGAGAAAGTTCAACCTGCTGTTATACACAGAGATATTCGTTCTAGCAACGTGCTTCTCTTTGAAGATTTCAAAGCCAAGATAGCTGATtacaatctgtcaaaccaagcTCCTGATATGGCTGCTCGTCTTCATTCCACTAGAGTTTTGGGGACATTTGGTTATCACGCACCGGA ATATGCAATGACAGGACAGTTGACACAGAAGAGTGATGTTTACAGTTTTGGAGTTGTGCTTTTGGAGCTTCTAACCGGGAGAAAACCGGTTGATCATACTATGCCTCGTGGTCAACAAAGTCTTGTTACTTGG GCTACTCCAAGGTTGAGTGAAGACAAAGTGAAGCAATGTGTTGATCCAAAACTCAAAGGAGAGTACCCTCCTAAAGCAGTTGCAAAG CTTGCAGCGGTTGCTGCCTTGTGTGTGCAATACGAATCAGAGTTTAGGCCAAACATGAGCATTGTAGTAAAAGCTCTTCAACCACTCTTGAGGTCTTCAGGAACAGCTGCTCCTCCTCACAACCATCAAAactga